In a genomic window of Nocardiopsis mwathae:
- a CDS encoding VOC family protein, with the protein MACRVSELVIECKDPQGLAAFWCEVLGFIVLDPDDDGAVEIGPRGGFGGSQPTLIFSPATDSEARNLRLHFDVNATDRDQDAELERLLKLGARPADIGRTGEEPRHVLADPEGNVFCLLRARLS; encoded by the coding sequence ATGGCTTGCCGAGTTTCCGAACTGGTCATCGAGTGCAAGGACCCACAAGGGCTCGCGGCGTTCTGGTGCGAAGTGCTGGGCTTCATCGTGCTCGATCCCGACGACGACGGCGCGGTCGAGATCGGACCACGAGGTGGCTTCGGCGGATCGCAGCCGACTCTGATCTTCAGCCCCGCCACCGACTCCGAGGCACGCAACCTGCGGCTGCACTTCGATGTCAACGCCACCGACCGCGATCAGGACGCCGAACTCGAACGTCTCCTGAAGCTCGGGGCGCGCCCGGCTGACATCGGCCGGACCGGTGAGGAGCCCCGGCATGTCCTGGCCGACCCCGAAGGCAACGTCTTCTGCCTCCTGCGAGCCCGCCTGAGCTGA
- a CDS encoding sensor histidine kinase — translation MDLLDHPLLHRLGDDTRYVLVGFPLALIGFPLMVAGLSAGVGTAVVGIGLFILSMTLLMARGFAEIERSRLREVLDRPVPRAHYRRPPAGAGPIRRALNPLTCGQSWMDLLHGIVKSPVQVGAFIVTVVWWAVVLHGILYPLYGWSLHAIPGYVPLSELTGFGAGLLTAIVFHFLLGAVFALMLPFVVRACAMITASLGQGLLTPVNGIGDAEAADAPAQRLEAVPAGVAAVPAAGQGGAAAIPRETLAELRALSRGVAPPLLTDHGLGPALTALADRCTVPVELDVQTAERFPAAAENLAYFVAAEALINVAEHSRATKGTVTLSHTGGLLNVMVGDDGVGGAQVAKGHGLADLSERLHAVGGKLVVHSPRGGPTLIVAEVPCD, via the coding sequence ATGGACCTTCTCGACCATCCCCTCCTCCACCGCCTCGGCGACGACACCCGCTACGTGCTGGTCGGCTTCCCTCTCGCCCTCATCGGGTTCCCCCTGATGGTGGCCGGGCTCTCCGCCGGCGTCGGCACCGCCGTGGTCGGCATCGGCCTGTTCATCCTCTCCATGACGCTGCTGATGGCACGCGGCTTCGCCGAGATCGAGCGCAGCCGCCTGCGCGAGGTGCTGGACCGGCCGGTCCCCCGGGCGCACTACCGGAGGCCGCCTGCGGGCGCCGGCCCCATCCGGAGGGCGCTCAACCCGCTCACCTGCGGCCAGAGCTGGATGGACCTGCTCCACGGCATCGTCAAGTCCCCTGTGCAGGTGGGGGCCTTCATCGTCACCGTCGTCTGGTGGGCCGTGGTGCTGCACGGCATCCTCTACCCCCTCTACGGCTGGTCGCTGCACGCGATCCCCGGCTACGTCCCCCTGTCCGAACTCACCGGGTTCGGTGCGGGCCTCCTGACCGCCATCGTCTTCCACTTCCTGCTCGGGGCCGTTTTCGCACTCATGCTCCCCTTCGTCGTGCGCGCCTGCGCGATGATCACCGCCTCGCTGGGCCAGGGACTGCTGACCCCGGTCAACGGGATCGGCGACGCCGAAGCCGCCGACGCCCCGGCCCAGCGGCTCGAAGCGGTACCCGCGGGAGTCGCGGCGGTTCCCGCCGCCGGACAGGGCGGTGCGGCGGCCATACCCCGCGAGACCCTGGCCGAGCTGCGCGCACTTTCGCGCGGCGTCGCTCCCCCGCTGCTCACCGACCACGGGCTGGGGCCCGCGCTGACCGCGCTGGCCGACCGCTGCACCGTCCCGGTGGAACTCGACGTGCAGACCGCCGAGCGCTTCCCCGCCGCGGCCGAGAACCTCGCCTACTTCGTCGCCGCCGAAGCCCTCATCAACGTGGCCGAGCACAGCCGGGCCACCAAGGGAACCGTCACCCTCAGCCACACCGGCGGCCTGCTCAACGTGATGGTCGGCGACGACGGCGTCGGCGGCGCGCAGGTCGCCAAGGGCCACGGCCTGGCCGATCTCAGCGAGCGCCTGCACGCGGTCGGCGGCAAGCTCGTCGTGCACTCCCCGCGCGGCGGCCCCACGCTGATCGTCGCCGAAGTCCCCTGCGACTGA
- a CDS encoding TetR/AcrR family transcriptional regulator C-terminal domain-containing protein, with protein MVVFAGQGDARRSMALLWRGSEQRTTRTGPGPKPGLSVDLIVDTAVAVADEEGMAALSMRAVGERLGKTAMALYTYVPSKSELVDLMYDRVLVELPTDYDDSDGWRAAVTAWARDMWDFYLRHPWVLQVSQARPVLGPNEYVVLETVVRILRGTGLPASALRRVVGTLFHFVRGIASTAAEARQAAAATGMSDDEWWFTRSPLLEEVAPDFAERFPMLTRMEREGAFRNEDETVPYLEQEARQTFRAGLGIILDGIEAARRAEGAAPAAD; from the coding sequence GTGGTCGTCTTCGCCGGGCAGGGGGACGCACGCCGATCGATGGCGCTGCTGTGGCGCGGATCGGAACAGCGCACGACACGGACCGGCCCGGGCCCCAAACCCGGACTGAGCGTGGACCTGATCGTCGACACGGCCGTCGCCGTCGCCGACGAGGAGGGCATGGCGGCCCTGTCCATGCGCGCCGTGGGCGAACGGCTCGGTAAGACGGCCATGGCCCTCTACACCTACGTCCCCAGCAAGAGCGAACTGGTCGACCTGATGTACGACCGGGTGCTCGTCGAACTGCCGACCGACTACGACGACTCCGACGGCTGGCGAGCCGCCGTGACGGCCTGGGCACGGGACATGTGGGACTTCTACCTGCGCCACCCCTGGGTCCTGCAGGTGTCCCAGGCGCGGCCGGTACTGGGCCCCAACGAGTACGTCGTCCTGGAGACGGTGGTGCGGATCCTCCGCGGAACCGGGCTGCCGGCATCCGCCCTGCGGCGCGTGGTCGGGACACTGTTCCACTTCGTGCGCGGTATCGCGAGCACCGCCGCCGAGGCACGGCAGGCCGCAGCGGCGACCGGGATGTCCGACGACGAATGGTGGTTCACCCGATCGCCCCTGCTGGAGGAGGTCGCGCCCGACTTCGCCGAGCGCTTCCCGATGCTGACGCGCATGGAGCGCGAGGGGGCCTTCCGCAACGAGGACGAAACCGTTCCCTACCTGGAACAGGAGGCGCGCCAGACCTTCCGGGCCGGGCTCGGGATCATCTTGGACGGGATCGAGGCGGCGCGGCGCGCGGAGGGGGCGGCACCTGCCGCCGACTGA
- a CDS encoding ATP-binding cassette domain-containing protein → MVPAPSHQRPQTDSTSIASDGQPRAADGHDVIEVRGARENNLRNVSVDIPKRRLTVFTGVSGSGKSSLVFGTVAAESQRLINETYTAFIQSFMAPVGRPDVDALRNLSAAIVVDQERMGANSRSTLGTATDAHAMLRIIFSRIGTPHIGASTCFSFNSAEGMCPRCEGLGRVSDIDVAQVVDVERSLNDGAITAPGFAVGSWYWQVMVHSGFVDPDAKVGDFTPDQWEDFLYKPLTKVKTDHGNLTYEGLITKVRRLYLAKDRESMQSHIREFVDRAVAFTACRDCGGTRLNAAALSSTIGGYDIAQCSAMQISDLAAFVRGIGDPSVGPLVDTLGGTLDSLVEIGLGYLSLDRESSTLSGGEAQRVKMVRHLGSSLTDVTYVFDEPTVGLHPHDIQRMNDLLLRLRDKGNTVLVVEHKPETIEIADHVVDLGPGAGRSGGQVCFTGDVAGLRASGSLTGRHLDHRARLRDKVREPYGQLPIAGADLHNLKDVSVDIPLGVLTVVTGVAGSGKSSLIHGSLPGREGVVVVDQSPIRGSRRSNPATYTGLLDPIRTAFARANNVKASLFSANSAGACPNCRGIGLVYTDLAMMAGVATICEECEGKRFTADVLTYRLRGRDISQVLNMSVAEARDFFTSGSARTILDRLTDVGLGYLGLGQPLTTLSGGERQRLKLAIRMAENGTTYVLDEPTTGLHLADVDQLLELLDRLVDHGNTVIVIEHHQAVMAHADWIIDLGPGAGDDGGQVVFTGTPADLVDTGDTLTARHLRAYVGGEGHPALG, encoded by the coding sequence ATGGTCCCCGCCCCCTCCCACCAGCGGCCCCAGACCGATTCGACCTCCATCGCGTCGGACGGGCAGCCGCGCGCCGCCGACGGCCACGACGTGATCGAGGTACGCGGCGCCCGCGAGAACAACCTGCGCAACGTGTCCGTGGACATCCCCAAGCGCCGCCTCACCGTCTTCACCGGCGTCTCCGGATCCGGAAAGTCCTCCCTGGTGTTCGGCACCGTCGCGGCGGAGTCGCAGCGGCTGATCAACGAGACCTACACCGCCTTCATCCAGTCCTTCATGGCCCCGGTCGGCCGCCCCGACGTCGACGCCCTACGCAACCTCAGCGCCGCGATCGTCGTCGACCAGGAGCGGATGGGAGCCAACTCCCGCTCCACACTCGGCACGGCCACCGACGCCCACGCGATGCTGCGGATCATCTTCAGCCGCATCGGCACCCCGCACATCGGCGCCTCGACCTGCTTCAGTTTCAACAGCGCCGAGGGCATGTGCCCGCGGTGCGAGGGGCTGGGCCGAGTGTCCGACATCGACGTCGCCCAGGTCGTCGACGTCGAGCGCTCACTCAACGACGGCGCGATCACCGCCCCCGGGTTCGCCGTGGGCTCGTGGTACTGGCAGGTCATGGTGCACTCCGGGTTCGTCGATCCCGACGCCAAGGTCGGTGACTTCACCCCGGACCAGTGGGAGGACTTCCTTTACAAGCCCCTCACGAAGGTCAAGACGGACCACGGCAACCTCACCTACGAGGGGCTCATCACCAAGGTCCGGCGGCTCTACCTGGCCAAGGACCGCGAGTCGATGCAGTCGCACATCCGGGAGTTCGTGGACCGTGCGGTCGCGTTCACCGCCTGCCGCGACTGCGGGGGCACCCGGCTCAACGCCGCCGCCCTGTCCTCGACCATCGGCGGATACGACATCGCCCAGTGCTCGGCGATGCAGATCAGCGACCTGGCCGCGTTCGTCCGGGGCATCGGTGACCCCTCGGTGGGGCCGCTGGTCGACACGCTCGGCGGCACACTGGACTCGCTGGTGGAGATCGGCCTGGGCTACCTGAGCCTGGACCGGGAATCGTCGACCCTGTCAGGGGGCGAGGCGCAGCGCGTGAAGATGGTCCGCCACCTCGGCTCCAGCCTCACCGACGTCACCTACGTGTTCGACGAACCCACCGTCGGCCTGCACCCGCACGACATCCAGCGCATGAACGACCTCCTGCTGCGCCTGCGCGACAAGGGCAACACCGTCCTGGTCGTCGAGCACAAGCCGGAGACCATCGAGATCGCCGACCACGTGGTCGACCTGGGGCCGGGCGCGGGCCGTTCCGGAGGACAGGTGTGCTTCACCGGAGATGTGGCCGGACTGCGCGCCTCCGGGTCGCTGACCGGACGCCACCTGGACCACCGCGCCCGCCTGCGCGATAAGGTCCGCGAACCCTACGGGCAGCTGCCCATCGCCGGTGCCGACCTGCACAATCTCAAGGACGTCAGCGTCGACATCCCGCTGGGCGTGCTGACCGTGGTCACCGGCGTCGCCGGGTCCGGCAAGAGCTCCCTGATCCACGGCTCGCTGCCCGGCCGGGAGGGCGTGGTCGTCGTCGACCAGTCGCCGATCCGCGGCTCCCGGCGCAGCAACCCGGCCACCTACACCGGGCTGCTCGACCCGATCCGCACCGCCTTCGCCCGCGCCAACAACGTCAAGGCGTCGCTGTTCAGCGCCAACTCCGCGGGCGCCTGCCCCAACTGCAGGGGCATCGGGCTCGTCTACACCGACCTGGCCATGATGGCCGGTGTCGCCACCATCTGCGAGGAGTGCGAGGGAAAGCGCTTCACCGCCGACGTCCTCACCTACCGCCTGCGCGGTAGGGACATCAGCCAGGTGCTGAACATGTCGGTGGCCGAGGCCCGCGACTTCTTCACCTCCGGGTCCGCCCGCACCATCCTCGACCGGCTCACCGACGTGGGCCTGGGCTACCTCGGCCTGGGCCAGCCGCTGACCACGCTGTCCGGCGGCGAACGGCAGCGGCTCAAGCTCGCCATCCGCATGGCCGAGAACGGCACCACCTACGTGCTCGACGAGCCGACCACCGGCCTGCACCTCGCCGACGTGGACCAGCTCCTGGAACTCCTCGACCGCCTCGTCGACCACGGCAACACCGTGATCGTCATCGAGCACCACCAGGCCGTCATGGCCCACGCCGACTGGATCATCGACCTGGGGCCGGGCGCGGGCGACGACGGCGGCCAGGTGGTCTTCACGGGCACCCCCGCCGACCTCGTCGACACGGGGGACACCCTCACCGCCCGCCACCTGCGCGCCTACGTCGGGGGGGAGGGACACCCGGCCCTAGGGTGA